The proteins below come from a single Chitinophaga pinensis DSM 2588 genomic window:
- a CDS encoding Crp/Fnr family transcriptional regulator gives MNITDAKALLKTHISKVTTLTDEQFDYIFSHFQYQQYKKGQTIVTEGRPIDCEYFVLSGCLKSFFINDELKMFILQFAMPTWWTSDYNALYSHNKATINVDCITDAEVLCLSNEDREKLCREIHNVEYFFRWRTNKGYVASQKRLLSFMNNNVKYRYEELLALYPELYNIVPKNLIAAYLGVSRETLSRLYTPEK, from the coding sequence ATGAATATCACAGATGCAAAAGCACTCTTAAAGACACATATCAGCAAAGTAACAACGCTCACAGATGAGCAATTTGACTATATCTTCTCTCATTTCCAATACCAGCAATATAAGAAAGGACAAACCATCGTTACAGAAGGGAGACCGATAGACTGTGAATACTTCGTATTGTCCGGTTGCCTGAAGTCTTTCTTTATTAACGACGAACTGAAAATGTTCATCCTCCAGTTTGCCATGCCGACCTGGTGGACTTCCGACTATAATGCATTGTATAGCCATAATAAGGCGACTATCAATGTAGACTGTATTACGGACGCTGAAGTACTTTGTCTTAGTAATGAAGACAGGGAAAAACTATGCCGGGAAATACACAATGTAGAATACTTCTTTCGTTGGAGAACCAATAAAGGCTACGTCGCCAGCCAGAAAAGGCTGTTATCGTTTATGAATAACAATGTTAAATACCGCTACGAGGAGCTGTTGGCACTCTATCCGGAGCTGTATAATATTGTTCCGAAAAACCTCATTGCCGCTTACCTGGGTGTATCCCGGGAAACCCTCAGCCGCCTGTATACCCCTGAAAAGTGA